CGTCCGATGATTCTGTGTAAAAACAGAACGATTACCATCAAACAAAAAGAGGGGACAGAAAATGTTTCGTTTTTGTCTTATGACGGGAATGAAGCGGTAACCATCAATCCTAACATGGAAATCAGTGTGGAATTATCCGGACATACTACCAAGTTGATTCGGATTGTAAACAGAAATTTCTATTCTGTTTTAAAAGATAAACTCTAAGAAAGAAGAGAAAATGATGAAGAAAAGAAGACAAGACGATTTGCTGCATTTAATCCGTCAGGAAAAAATCAGAACGCAAGAAGAACTGACGGAACGCTTGTCCAAAATGGGATATCGGGTGACTCAGGCAACTGTTTCCCGCGATATCAAAGAATTAAAAATTATTAAGACTACCGATGAAAACGGCGAAATCTGCTATTTGGCTCCCTCTAAAGATGCTTTGCATCACGCATCGGGAACAGGGTTGGGATTCTTTAAGAATCTGATTCATTCTGTGTCTTACAGTGTGAATATCATTGTAATTCATACTGCTGCAGGGATGGCGCAGGGCATTGCTGCCACCATCGATCGTATGGGTAGAGCTGATATTTTAGGCACCATTGCAGGGGATGACACCATTATGGTAGTTTGCCGCACACCTGAAGAAACAGGAGCAGTGGCTGCTTACTTAAAAACCCATCTCTAAGAGAGGAACAACGGATTATGCTTTCAACTATGCGCATCAAAAACTTAGCGGTTATCCGTGAGATTACATTGCAGTTTGATCGTGGTCTTACGGTGCTGACAGGGGAAACAGGTGCAGGGAAGTCTATCCTGATGGACGCCTTGCAGGCTATTTTGGGTGCCCGTGTATCGAAAGATTTAATCCGTGCCGATGAAAAATCTGCTTTGGTGGAAGTTAGTTTTTTCTTTTCGGAAGAAACTGCGCCCGAAGCATTAAAACCTTATCTTTTGGATGATATGATTGTGCTGTCCCGTGAAATTTTTCGTGACGGCAGAAATATTGTAAAGATAAACGGTTCGTTATCCAACACGGCGGAGCTTCGGGGAATTGCACCCTATTTGATCAGTATTCATTCTCAGAATGACAATCAGATTTTGTTTCGTTCGGAAGAGCATTTTCGATTTTTAGACCATTTTGCGGGAGCAAGTGAGTTGTTTTTAGAATATGAATCCTGTTATCACCGTTACCGTGAAGTTTGTGAAGAAATTTTAAAGGTTGACGGCAAACAAGCGCAGGACAACAGTCGAATTGATTATTTAAAATTTGTCATCCGTGAAATTGAGAATGCCAATCTGCAAGCTGAGGAAGAAGACCGTTTAAAAGAAACGAAACTCCTCTTAAAGAATCAAGAGAAGAACAAAGAAAATATCAAAACGGCAACTTATGCCTTATATGAACAAGAAGAAAGTGCTTATCATTTCGTTTCTGTGGCGGCAAAAGCATTAAAGAATACAGATGGTTTTACCGAAATTGCAGAGCGATTGGATGAGCTTCGATATGAAATTGCAGAACTGTCTGAAAAAATCCGCACCTCGGATGTTATGGCAGAGCTGGAATATACCAATATAGACGATTTAGAAGACCGCTTAGGGTTAATTTATCAGCTGAAAATGAAATATGGCGGTACCTTCCAATCTATTTTTGATACCTATGAAAAAACCTCCCGTGAGCTTTATGAAATTGAGCATCGGGAACATCATTTAGAAGAACTAACCAAACAAAAAGAAGAGTGCCTTTCGGAACTTAGAAAAAAATCGCAGAAGCTTACTAAAATCCGCAGTCAATATGCGAAACAGTTATCCGAAAAACTGGAATCGGAGCTGCATGATTTAATGATGCCCAATGCCGTATTTTCGGTGGCGTTAAAGGAAGAAAACGATTTTACTGCTCACGGAGCCGAAAAGGTGGAATTTTTATTCTCCGCAAACCTTGGTTTGCCTCCCGCACCGCTTGCAAAGATTGCATCGGGCGGTGAAATTTCCCGTGTGAATCTGGCATTAAAATCCGTGCTTCGGGGAATCGACCCTGCGTGTGCCTTTGTGTTTGATGAAATCGACACAGGAATCAGTGGCCGTGCCGCTCAGAAAACAGGAGAAAAAATGTGTGCCATCGCCAAAGAATCCCAGGTGCTTTGCGTGACTCATCTTCCCCAAATTGCCGCTATGGCAGACCAGCATTTTTTGGTAAACAAGGAGGAAGTTTTAAAAGAAACTCTTAC
This region of Oscillospiraceae bacterium genomic DNA includes:
- the recN gene encoding DNA repair protein RecN, which encodes MLSTMRIKNLAVIREITLQFDRGLTVLTGETGAGKSILMDALQAILGARVSKDLIRADEKSALVEVSFFFSEETAPEALKPYLLDDMIVLSREIFRDGRNIVKINGSLSNTAELRGIAPYLISIHSQNDNQILFRSEEHFRFLDHFAGASELFLEYESCYHRYREVCEEILKVDGKQAQDNSRIDYLKFVIREIENANLQAEEEDRLKETKLLLKNQEKNKENIKTATYALYEQEESAYHFVSVAAKALKNTDGFTEIAERLDELRYEIAELSEKIRTSDVMAELEYTNIDDLEDRLGLIYQLKMKYGGTFQSIFDTYEKTSRELYEIEHREHHLEELTKQKEECLSELRKKSQKLTKIRSQYAKQLSEKLESELHDLMMPNAVFSVALKEENDFTAHGAEKVEFLFSANLGLPPAPLAKIASGGEISRVNLALKSVLRGIDPACAFVFDEIDTGISGRAAQKTGEKMCAIAKESQVLCVTHLPQIAAMADQHFLVNKEEVLKETLTSVCEITGEERVTEISRMIGGVAVTEITRQSAEEMLKLAKQFKLEC
- the argR gene encoding arginine repressor codes for the protein MKKRRQDDLLHLIRQEKIRTQEELTERLSKMGYRVTQATVSRDIKELKIIKTTDENGEICYLAPSKDALHHASGTGLGFFKNLIHSVSYSVNIIVIHTAAGMAQGIAATIDRMGRADILGTIAGDDTIMVVCRTPEETGAVAAYLKTHL